One Pelodiscus sinensis isolate JC-2024 unplaced genomic scaffold, ASM4963464v1 ctg34, whole genome shotgun sequence DNA segment encodes these proteins:
- the FKRP gene encoding ribitol 5-phosphate transferase FKRP produces MRVTFCQGVLALAIVINLLILYYVSRLQQRMLHRHRDHIQPSSRLLPAPQRSGVTVLIREFEDFENYVPDVVYSFLRQKPEQPVLVAADTLPYPPLVLPDAPNVQLVILKPAPDQPAHASRPETYVKTEYVALVPDGVKADSTRQLDRMLEEFKAIQGRVQMVAAPVQSLTPLQCLNLKVSLREWTAEYSVAPSPKLCTALKGDAVILLHTKDLFNLSAPLAKPLLTSLFMQTSLRGWAVQLLDVSFSSAHQPLLTSSHNQWKAENRAKASRLQLFRDFGIKRVLLEDGKQQWFGCSKETPRCFGTIHEDTPEYLYQNRWTPPCCLQALRETAKYVISVLETSGVRYWLEGGTLLGAARHQDIIPWDYDVDLGIYLEDIPNCDLLRNVESGSIVDEKGFVWEKAIEGDFYRVQYSEHNHLHVDLWPFYPKNGLMTKDTWMDHRQDVEFPEHFLKPLLPLPFAGFTALAPNNYRSFLELKFGEGVIENPEYPNPGLKKLNKGK; encoded by the coding sequence ATGCGCGTGACGTTCTGTCAGGGGGTCCTAGCACTCGCCATCGTCATTAATCTGCTGATCCTCTACTATGTCTCGAGGTTGCAGCAGCGGATGCTGCACAGGCACAGAGACCACATCCagcccagctcccgcctgctgccgGCCCCCCAGAGGTCTGGGGTGACCGTCCTTATCAGGGAGTTCGAGGACTTTGAGAACTACGTCCCTGACGTGGTGTACTCCTTCCTGAGGCAGAAGCCAGAGCAGCCAGTCCTGGTGGCAGCGGATACCTTGCCGTACCCTCCGCTTGTATTACCAGATGCTCCCAATGTCCAGCTCGTGATCCTCAAGCCAGCCCCAGACCAGCCTGCCCATGCGTCCAGGCCTGAGACATACGTGAAGACGGAATATGTGGCCCTGGTGCCTGACGGGGTCAAGGCTGATTCCACCAGGCAGCTTGATCGTATGCTCGAAGAGTTCAAAGCCATCCAGGGCAGAGTTCAGATGGTGGCCGCGCCCGTCCAGTCCCTCACCCCCCTCCAGTGCTTGAACCTAAAGGTCAGCCTGAGAGAGTGGACAGCCGAATACAGTGTCGCGCCTTCCCCCAAGCTCTGCACCGCTCTGAAGGGGGACGCTGTGATTCTGCTGCATACGAAGGACCTCTTCAACCTCTCCGCCCCCTTGGCCAAGCCCCTGCTGACCTCCCTCTTCATGCAGACGTCGCTGCGGGGCTGGGCGGTCCAGCTCCTCGACGTCTCCTTCTCCTCAGCCCACCAGCCGCTGCTCACCTCCTCGCACAACCAGTGGAAGGCAGAGAACCGCGCCAAAGCCAGCCGGCTGCAGCTCTTCCGAGATTTCGGCATCAAGCGGGTTCTCCTGGAGGATGGGAAGCAGCAGTGGTTTGGGTGCAGCAAGGAGACGCCACGGTGCTTCGGCACCATCCATGAGGACACGCCGGAATATCTCTACCAGAACCGATGGACCCCTCCTTGCTGTCTACAGGCCCTGAGGGAGACGGCAAAATACGTCATCAGCGTCTTAGAGACATCCGGGGTGCGGTactggctggagggagggacgCTCCTAGGAGCTGCCCGACATCAGGACATCATCCCATGGGATTATGACGTGGATCTAGGGATATACCTGGAGGACATTCCCAACTGCGACCTCCTCAGGAACGTTGAGTCTGGCTCCATCGTGGATGAGAAGGGCTTTGTCTGGGAGAAGGCCATCGAGGGCGACTTCTACCGTGTGCAGTACAGTGAGCACAACCACTTGCACGTTGACCTCTGGCCCTTCTACCCTAAGAACGGGCTGATGACCAAGGACACGTGGATGGACCATCGGCAGGACGTGGAGTTCCCTGAACACTTCCTcaagcccctgctgcccctgccattTGCTGGCTTCACGGCTCTGGCACCCAATAACTACCGGAGTTTTTTGGAGCTGAAATTCGGCGAGGGTGTGATCGAGAATCCAGAGTATCCAAACCCAGGGCTGAAGAAACTGAATAAGGGGAAATAA